One genomic segment of Vulpes vulpes isolate BD-2025 chromosome 2, VulVul3, whole genome shotgun sequence includes these proteins:
- the SGSM2 gene encoding small G protein signaling modulator 2 isoform X6 has protein sequence MLRFRLQAVFSLGAVEACLLHQLRRRAAGFLRSDKMAALFTKVGKTCPVAGEICHKVQELQQQVEGRKPLAGNQDALRRQGSVSGKAPALSLQALKHIWVRTALIEKVLDRVMQYLVENCSKYYEKEALLADPVFGPILASLLVGPCALEYTKLKTADHYWTDPSADELVQRHRIRGPPNRQDSPAKRPALGIRKRHSSGSTSEDRLAACAREYVESLHQNSRIRLLYGKNNVLVQPKEDMEAVPGYLSLHQSAESLTLKWTPNQLMNGTLGDSELEKSVYWDYALVVPFSQIVCIHCHQQKSGGTLVLVSQDGIQRPPLHFPQGGHLLSFLSCLENGLLPQGQLEPPLWTQQGKGKVFPKLRKRSSMRTVDVEDMGTRQATDYVFRIIYPGHRHEHITINYHHLAASRAASVDDDEEEEDKLHAMLSMICSRNLTAPNPMKDAGDMIEMQGFGPSLPAWHLESLCSQGSSCLSCSTSSSPYATPSHCSCVPDRLPLRLLCESMKRQIVSRAFYGWLAYCRHLSTVRTHLSALVRHNIIPPARPPGASGGLTKDVWSKYQKDEKNYKELELLRQVYYGGVEHEIRKDVWPFLLGHYKFGMSKKEMEQVDSTVAARYKRVLAEWKACEAVVRQREREAQPTTLTKFSSGSSIDSHVQRLIHRDSTISNDVFISVDDLEPPPPPGTEDCRAEPEQELGAGTLGSTVVGQQQSVEFDSPDSGLPSSRNYSVASGIQSSIDEGQSMGFEEEDGGGEEGSNGPVPAAGAFSESQDPSQQKAPQARELEAGEELAAVCAAAYTIELLDTMALNLHRIDKDVQRCDRNYWYFTTPNLERLRDIMCSYVWEHLDIGYVQGMCDLLAPLLVILDNDQLAYSCFSHLMKRMSQNFPNGGAMDTHFANMRSLIQILDSELFELMHQNGDYTHFYFCYRWFLLDFKRELVYEDVFAVWEVIWAARHISSEHFVLFIALALVEAYREIIRDNNMDFTDIIKFFNERAEHHDAQEILQIARDLVHKVQMLIENK, from the exons GTGCAGTAGAGGCTTGCCTCCTACATCAGCTGAGACGCCGTGCTGCCGGCTTCCTGCGCAGTGACAAGATGGCAGCCCTGTTCACCAAGGTGGGGAAGACGTGCCCAGTGGCTGGGGAGATTTGCCACAAGGTACAAGAGCTACAGCAACAAGTAGAGGGCAG GAAGCCTTTGGCAGGCAACCAGGATGCCCTACGGAGACAGGGCTCTGTCAGCGGGAAGGCCCCGGCTCTCAGCCTGCAGGCCTTAAAGCACATATGGGTGCGCACAGCGCTCATCGAGAAAGTGTTGGACAGGGTCATGCAGTACCTCGTGGAGAACTGCAG CAAGTACTACGAGAAGGAGGCGTTACTGGCAGATCCTGTGTTTGGCCCCATCTTGGCCTCACTTCTAG TGGGACCTTGTGCCTTGGAGTACACCAAGCTCAAGACAGCTGATCACTACTGGACTGACCCCTCTGCTGATGAGCTGGTCCAGAGGCATCGTATCCGGGGCCCTCCTAATCGCCAAGACTCCCCTGCAAAGCGCCCAGCCTTAGGA ATTCGGAAGCGGCATTCAAGTGGCAGTACATCAGAGGATAGGCTAGCTGCCTGCGCCCGTGAGTATGTGGAGTCCCTGCACCAGAATTCAAGGATACGGCTACTCTATGGCAAGAACAACGTGCTAGTGCAGCCA AAGGAGGACATGGAGGCTGTCCCTGGCTACCTCTCCCTGCACCAGTCTGCAGAAAGCCTAACTCTGAAGTGGACTCCCAACCAGCTCATGAACGGGACTCTGGGGGACTCCGAGTTGGAGAAAAG CGTTTACTGGGACTATGCCCTGGTTGTGCCCTTCAGTCAGATCGTCTGCATCCACTGCCACCAGCAAA AGAGCGGCGGCACACTTGTGCTGGTGAGCCAAGATGGCATCCAGAGGCCCCCACTGCACTTCCCACAGGGAGGACACCTGCTGTCCTTTCTGTCCTGCCTGGAGAATGGGCTTCTGCCCCAAGGACAGCTAGAGCCCCCACTCTGGACCCAGCAAGGGAAG GGGAAAGTGTTCCCTAAGCTACGGAAACGTAGCAGCATGCGGACTGTGGATGTGGAGGATATGGGCACCAGGCAGGCCACAGACTACGTGTTCCGGATCATTTACCCCGGCCACAGGCATGAACACA TCACTATTAACTACCACCACCTAGCGGCCAGCCGCGCGGCCTCGGTGGACgatgatgaggaagaggaggataaaCTGCACGCGATGCTCTCAATGATCTGCTCGCGGAACCTCACAGCTCCCAATCCGATGAAAG ATGCTGGTGACATGATCGAAATGCAGGGCTTTGGGCCCAGCCTGCCAGCCTGGCACCTGGAGTCCCTGTGCAGCCAgggctcctcctgcctctcctgctccacCAGCAGCTCCCCATATGCAACCCCCAGCCACTGCAGCTGTGTCCCCGACCG GTTGCCCCTCAGGCTGCTGTGTGAGAGCATGAAGAGGCAGATTGTTTCCCGGGCCTTCTATGGCT GGCTGGCCTACTGCCGCCACCTGTCCACGGTGCGGACCCATCTGTCAGCTCTGGTGCGTCACAACATCatcccgccggcccggcccccaggGGCTTCAGGAGGCCTCACTAAAGATGTGTGGAGCAAATATCAGAAGGATGAGAAG AACTACAAGGAGCTGGAGCTGCTACGGCAAGTTTACTATGGAGGCGTGGAGCATGAGATCCGTAAGGATGTCTGGCCCTTTCTGCTCGGCCACTACAAGTTTGGCATGAGCAAGAAAGAGATGGAGCAG GTGGACTCAACAGTGGCAGCAAGGTATAAACGAGTGCTGGCAGAGTGGAAGGCCTGCGAGGCTGTGGTGAGGCAGCGGGAGCGGGAGGCTCAGCCAACCACCCTCACCAAGTTCTCCTCGGGCAGCAGTATCGACAGTCATGTGCAGCGCCTCATCCACCGAGATTCCACCATCAGCAATGAC GTATTTATCTCTGTGGATGACCTGGAGCCCCCACCGCCCCCGGGCACTGAAGATTGCAGAGCTGAGCCTGAGCAGGAGCtgggagcagggaccctgggctCCACCGTGGTGGGACAACAGCAGTCCGTGGAGTTTGACTCTCCAGACTCAGGACTGCCATCCTCTCGCAATTACTCTGTGGCCTCAGGCATCCAGTCGAGCATAGATGAGGGGCAGAGCATGGGCTTCGAGGAGGAGGATGGCGGTGGGGAGGAAGGCTCCAATGGGCCAGTCCCAGCAGCCGGTGCTTTCTCCGAGTCCCAAGATCCCAGCCAGCAGAAGGCCCCGCAGGCtagggagctggaggcaggggaggagctTGCGGCCGTGTGCGCTGCTGCCTACACT ATAGAATTACTGGATACTATGGCCTTAAATCTGCACCGCATAGACAAGGATGTACAGCGCTGTGACCGCAATTACTGGTACTTCACGACCCCCAACCTCGAGAGGCTCCGAGACATCATGTGCAG CTACGTGTGGGAGCACCTGGACATAGGCTATGTGCAGGGCATGTGCGACCTGCTGGCACCTCTCCTGGTCATCCTTGACAACG ATCAGCTGGCCTATAGCTGTTTCAGCCACCTCATGAAGAGGATGAGCCAGAACTTCCCCAATGGGGGCGCCATGGATACCCACTTTGCCAACATGCGCTCCCTCATTCAG ATCCTGGACTCCGAGCTGTTCGAACTGATGCATCAGAATGGAGACTACACCCACTTTTACTTCTGTTACCGCTGGTTCTTGCTGGATTTTAAGAGAG AGCTGGTATATGAGGATGTGTTTGCTGTGTGGGAGGTGATCTGGGCAGCCCGGCACATCTCATCAGAGCACTTTGTCCTGTTCATCGCACTGGCCCTGGTGGAGGCCTACCGTGAGATTATCCGGGACAACAATATGGACTTCACCGATATCATCAAGTTCTTCAATG AACGGGCTGAGCATCATGATGCCCAGGAGATCCTGCAGATCGCCCGTGACCTCGTCCACAAGGTGCAGATGCTCATAGAGAACAAGTGA
- the SGSM2 gene encoding small G protein signaling modulator 2 isoform X9: MEEAVTRKFVHEDSSHIIALCGAVEACLLHQLRRRAAGFLRSDKMAALFTKVGKTCPVAGEICHKVQELQQQVEGSLPSLCRKPLAGNQDALRRQGSVSGKAPALSLQALKHIWVRTALIEKVLDRVMQYLVENCSKYYEKEALLADPVFGPILASLLVGPCALEYTKLKTADHYWTDPSADELVQRHRIRGPPNRQDSPAKRPALGIRKRHSSGSTSEDRLAACAREYVESLHQNSRIRLLYGKNNVLVQPKEDMEAVPGYLSLHQSAESLTLKWTPNQLMNGTLGDSELEKSVYWDYALVVPFSQIVCIHCHQQKSGGTLVLVSQDGIQRPPLHFPQGGHLLSFLSCLENGLLPQGQLEPPLWTQQGKGKVFPKLRKRSSMRTVDVEDMGTRQATDYVFRIIYPGHRHEHNAGDMIEMQGFGPSLPAWHLESLCSQGSSCLSCSTSSSPYATPSHCSCVPDRLPLRLLCESMKRQIVSRAFYGWLAYCRHLSTVRTHLSALVRHNIIPPARPPGASGGLTKDVWSKYQKDEKNYKELELLRQVYYGGVEHEIRKDVWPFLLGHYKFGMSKKEMEQVDSTVAARYKRVLAEWKACEAVVRQREREAQPTTLTKFSSGSSIDSHVQRLIHRDSTISNDVFISVDDLEPPPPPGTEDCRAEPEQELGAGTLGSTVVGQQQSVEFDSPDSGLPSSRNYSVASGIQSSIDEGQSMGFEEEDGGGEEGSNGPVPAAGAFSESQDPSQQKAPQARELEAGEELAAVCAAAYTIELLDTMALNLHRIDKDVQRCDRNYWYFTTPNLERLRDIMCSYVWEHLDIGYVQGMCDLLAPLLVILDNDQLAYSCFSHLMKRMSQNFPNGGAMDTHFANMRSLIQILDSELFELMHQNGDYTHFYFCYRWFLLDFKRELVYEDVFAVWEVIWAARHISSEHFVLFIALALVEAYREIIRDNNMDFTDIIKFFNERAEHHDAQEILQIARDLVHKVQMLIENK, translated from the exons GTGCAGTAGAGGCTTGCCTCCTACATCAGCTGAGACGCCGTGCTGCCGGCTTCCTGCGCAGTGACAAGATGGCAGCCCTGTTCACCAAGGTGGGGAAGACGTGCCCAGTGGCTGGGGAGATTTGCCACAAGGTACAAGAGCTACAGCAACAAGTAGAGGGCAG CTTACCCTCTCTTTGCAGGAAGCCTTTGGCAGGCAACCAGGATGCCCTACGGAGACAGGGCTCTGTCAGCGGGAAGGCCCCGGCTCTCAGCCTGCAGGCCTTAAAGCACATATGGGTGCGCACAGCGCTCATCGAGAAAGTGTTGGACAGGGTCATGCAGTACCTCGTGGAGAACTGCAG CAAGTACTACGAGAAGGAGGCGTTACTGGCAGATCCTGTGTTTGGCCCCATCTTGGCCTCACTTCTAG TGGGACCTTGTGCCTTGGAGTACACCAAGCTCAAGACAGCTGATCACTACTGGACTGACCCCTCTGCTGATGAGCTGGTCCAGAGGCATCGTATCCGGGGCCCTCCTAATCGCCAAGACTCCCCTGCAAAGCGCCCAGCCTTAGGA ATTCGGAAGCGGCATTCAAGTGGCAGTACATCAGAGGATAGGCTAGCTGCCTGCGCCCGTGAGTATGTGGAGTCCCTGCACCAGAATTCAAGGATACGGCTACTCTATGGCAAGAACAACGTGCTAGTGCAGCCA AAGGAGGACATGGAGGCTGTCCCTGGCTACCTCTCCCTGCACCAGTCTGCAGAAAGCCTAACTCTGAAGTGGACTCCCAACCAGCTCATGAACGGGACTCTGGGGGACTCCGAGTTGGAGAAAAG CGTTTACTGGGACTATGCCCTGGTTGTGCCCTTCAGTCAGATCGTCTGCATCCACTGCCACCAGCAAA AGAGCGGCGGCACACTTGTGCTGGTGAGCCAAGATGGCATCCAGAGGCCCCCACTGCACTTCCCACAGGGAGGACACCTGCTGTCCTTTCTGTCCTGCCTGGAGAATGGGCTTCTGCCCCAAGGACAGCTAGAGCCCCCACTCTGGACCCAGCAAGGGAAG GGGAAAGTGTTCCCTAAGCTACGGAAACGTAGCAGCATGCGGACTGTGGATGTGGAGGATATGGGCACCAGGCAGGCCACAGACTACGTGTTCCGGATCATTTACCCCGGCCACAGGCATGAACACA ATGCTGGTGACATGATCGAAATGCAGGGCTTTGGGCCCAGCCTGCCAGCCTGGCACCTGGAGTCCCTGTGCAGCCAgggctcctcctgcctctcctgctccacCAGCAGCTCCCCATATGCAACCCCCAGCCACTGCAGCTGTGTCCCCGACCG GTTGCCCCTCAGGCTGCTGTGTGAGAGCATGAAGAGGCAGATTGTTTCCCGGGCCTTCTATGGCT GGCTGGCCTACTGCCGCCACCTGTCCACGGTGCGGACCCATCTGTCAGCTCTGGTGCGTCACAACATCatcccgccggcccggcccccaggGGCTTCAGGAGGCCTCACTAAAGATGTGTGGAGCAAATATCAGAAGGATGAGAAG AACTACAAGGAGCTGGAGCTGCTACGGCAAGTTTACTATGGAGGCGTGGAGCATGAGATCCGTAAGGATGTCTGGCCCTTTCTGCTCGGCCACTACAAGTTTGGCATGAGCAAGAAAGAGATGGAGCAG GTGGACTCAACAGTGGCAGCAAGGTATAAACGAGTGCTGGCAGAGTGGAAGGCCTGCGAGGCTGTGGTGAGGCAGCGGGAGCGGGAGGCTCAGCCAACCACCCTCACCAAGTTCTCCTCGGGCAGCAGTATCGACAGTCATGTGCAGCGCCTCATCCACCGAGATTCCACCATCAGCAATGAC GTATTTATCTCTGTGGATGACCTGGAGCCCCCACCGCCCCCGGGCACTGAAGATTGCAGAGCTGAGCCTGAGCAGGAGCtgggagcagggaccctgggctCCACCGTGGTGGGACAACAGCAGTCCGTGGAGTTTGACTCTCCAGACTCAGGACTGCCATCCTCTCGCAATTACTCTGTGGCCTCAGGCATCCAGTCGAGCATAGATGAGGGGCAGAGCATGGGCTTCGAGGAGGAGGATGGCGGTGGGGAGGAAGGCTCCAATGGGCCAGTCCCAGCAGCCGGTGCTTTCTCCGAGTCCCAAGATCCCAGCCAGCAGAAGGCCCCGCAGGCtagggagctggaggcaggggaggagctTGCGGCCGTGTGCGCTGCTGCCTACACT ATAGAATTACTGGATACTATGGCCTTAAATCTGCACCGCATAGACAAGGATGTACAGCGCTGTGACCGCAATTACTGGTACTTCACGACCCCCAACCTCGAGAGGCTCCGAGACATCATGTGCAG CTACGTGTGGGAGCACCTGGACATAGGCTATGTGCAGGGCATGTGCGACCTGCTGGCACCTCTCCTGGTCATCCTTGACAACG ATCAGCTGGCCTATAGCTGTTTCAGCCACCTCATGAAGAGGATGAGCCAGAACTTCCCCAATGGGGGCGCCATGGATACCCACTTTGCCAACATGCGCTCCCTCATTCAG ATCCTGGACTCCGAGCTGTTCGAACTGATGCATCAGAATGGAGACTACACCCACTTTTACTTCTGTTACCGCTGGTTCTTGCTGGATTTTAAGAGAG AGCTGGTATATGAGGATGTGTTTGCTGTGTGGGAGGTGATCTGGGCAGCCCGGCACATCTCATCAGAGCACTTTGTCCTGTTCATCGCACTGGCCCTGGTGGAGGCCTACCGTGAGATTATCCGGGACAACAATATGGACTTCACCGATATCATCAAGTTCTTCAATG AACGGGCTGAGCATCATGATGCCCAGGAGATCCTGCAGATCGCCCGTGACCTCGTCCACAAGGTGCAGATGCTCATAGAGAACAAGTGA
- the SGSM2 gene encoding small G protein signaling modulator 2 isoform X3: MEEAVTRKFVHEDSSHIIALCGAVEACLLHQLRRRAAGFLRSDKMAALFTKVGKTCPVAGEICHKVQELQQQVEGSLPSLCRKPLAGNQDALRRQGSVSGKAPALSLQALKHIWVRTALIEKVLDRVMQYLVENCSKYYEKEALLADPVFGPILASLLVGPCALEYTKLKTADHYWTDPSADELVQRHRIRGPPNRQDSPAKRPALGIRKRHSSGSTSEDRLAACAREYVESLHQNSRIRLLYGKNNVLVQPKEDMEAVPGYLSLHQSAESLTLKWTPNQLMNGTLGDSELEKSVYWDYALVVPFSQIVCIHCHQQKSGGTLVLVSQDGIQRPPLHFPQGGHLLSFLSCLENGLLPQGQLEPPLWTQQGKGKVFPKLRKRSSMRTVDVEDMGTRQATDYVFRIIYPGHRHEHITINYHHLAASRAASVDDDEEEEDKLHAMLSMICSRNLTAPNPMKDAGDMIEMQGFGPSLPAWHLESLCSQGSSCLSCSTSSSPYATPSHCSCVPDRLPLRLLCESMKRQIVSRAFYGWLAYCRHLSTVRTHLSALVRHNIIPPARPPGASGGLTKDVWSKYQKDEKNYKELELLRQVYYGGVEHEIRKDVWPFLLGHYKFGMSKKEMEQVDSTVAARYKRVLAEWKACEAVVRQREREAQPTTLTKFSSGSSIDSHVQRLIHRDSTISNDVFISVDDLEPPPPPGTEDCRAEPEQELGAGTLGSTVVGQQQSVEFDSPDSGLPSSRNYSVASGIQSSIDEGQSMGFEEEDGGGEEGSNGPVPAAGAFSESQDPSQQKAPQARELEAGEELAAVCAAAYTIELLDTMALNLHRIDKDVQRCDRNYWYFTTPNLERLRDIMCSYVWEHLDIGYVQGMCDLLAPLLVILDNDQLAYSCFSHLMKRMSQNFPNGGAMDTHFANMRSLIQILDSELFELMHQNGDYTHFYFCYRWFLLDFKRELVYEDVFAVWEVIWAARHISSEHFVLFIALALVEAYREIIRDNNMDFTDIIKFFNERAEHHDAQEILQIARDLVHKVQMLIENK, translated from the exons GTGCAGTAGAGGCTTGCCTCCTACATCAGCTGAGACGCCGTGCTGCCGGCTTCCTGCGCAGTGACAAGATGGCAGCCCTGTTCACCAAGGTGGGGAAGACGTGCCCAGTGGCTGGGGAGATTTGCCACAAGGTACAAGAGCTACAGCAACAAGTAGAGGGCAG CTTACCCTCTCTTTGCAGGAAGCCTTTGGCAGGCAACCAGGATGCCCTACGGAGACAGGGCTCTGTCAGCGGGAAGGCCCCGGCTCTCAGCCTGCAGGCCTTAAAGCACATATGGGTGCGCACAGCGCTCATCGAGAAAGTGTTGGACAGGGTCATGCAGTACCTCGTGGAGAACTGCAG CAAGTACTACGAGAAGGAGGCGTTACTGGCAGATCCTGTGTTTGGCCCCATCTTGGCCTCACTTCTAG TGGGACCTTGTGCCTTGGAGTACACCAAGCTCAAGACAGCTGATCACTACTGGACTGACCCCTCTGCTGATGAGCTGGTCCAGAGGCATCGTATCCGGGGCCCTCCTAATCGCCAAGACTCCCCTGCAAAGCGCCCAGCCTTAGGA ATTCGGAAGCGGCATTCAAGTGGCAGTACATCAGAGGATAGGCTAGCTGCCTGCGCCCGTGAGTATGTGGAGTCCCTGCACCAGAATTCAAGGATACGGCTACTCTATGGCAAGAACAACGTGCTAGTGCAGCCA AAGGAGGACATGGAGGCTGTCCCTGGCTACCTCTCCCTGCACCAGTCTGCAGAAAGCCTAACTCTGAAGTGGACTCCCAACCAGCTCATGAACGGGACTCTGGGGGACTCCGAGTTGGAGAAAAG CGTTTACTGGGACTATGCCCTGGTTGTGCCCTTCAGTCAGATCGTCTGCATCCACTGCCACCAGCAAA AGAGCGGCGGCACACTTGTGCTGGTGAGCCAAGATGGCATCCAGAGGCCCCCACTGCACTTCCCACAGGGAGGACACCTGCTGTCCTTTCTGTCCTGCCTGGAGAATGGGCTTCTGCCCCAAGGACAGCTAGAGCCCCCACTCTGGACCCAGCAAGGGAAG GGGAAAGTGTTCCCTAAGCTACGGAAACGTAGCAGCATGCGGACTGTGGATGTGGAGGATATGGGCACCAGGCAGGCCACAGACTACGTGTTCCGGATCATTTACCCCGGCCACAGGCATGAACACA TCACTATTAACTACCACCACCTAGCGGCCAGCCGCGCGGCCTCGGTGGACgatgatgaggaagaggaggataaaCTGCACGCGATGCTCTCAATGATCTGCTCGCGGAACCTCACAGCTCCCAATCCGATGAAAG ATGCTGGTGACATGATCGAAATGCAGGGCTTTGGGCCCAGCCTGCCAGCCTGGCACCTGGAGTCCCTGTGCAGCCAgggctcctcctgcctctcctgctccacCAGCAGCTCCCCATATGCAACCCCCAGCCACTGCAGCTGTGTCCCCGACCG GTTGCCCCTCAGGCTGCTGTGTGAGAGCATGAAGAGGCAGATTGTTTCCCGGGCCTTCTATGGCT GGCTGGCCTACTGCCGCCACCTGTCCACGGTGCGGACCCATCTGTCAGCTCTGGTGCGTCACAACATCatcccgccggcccggcccccaggGGCTTCAGGAGGCCTCACTAAAGATGTGTGGAGCAAATATCAGAAGGATGAGAAG AACTACAAGGAGCTGGAGCTGCTACGGCAAGTTTACTATGGAGGCGTGGAGCATGAGATCCGTAAGGATGTCTGGCCCTTTCTGCTCGGCCACTACAAGTTTGGCATGAGCAAGAAAGAGATGGAGCAG GTGGACTCAACAGTGGCAGCAAGGTATAAACGAGTGCTGGCAGAGTGGAAGGCCTGCGAGGCTGTGGTGAGGCAGCGGGAGCGGGAGGCTCAGCCAACCACCCTCACCAAGTTCTCCTCGGGCAGCAGTATCGACAGTCATGTGCAGCGCCTCATCCACCGAGATTCCACCATCAGCAATGAC GTATTTATCTCTGTGGATGACCTGGAGCCCCCACCGCCCCCGGGCACTGAAGATTGCAGAGCTGAGCCTGAGCAGGAGCtgggagcagggaccctgggctCCACCGTGGTGGGACAACAGCAGTCCGTGGAGTTTGACTCTCCAGACTCAGGACTGCCATCCTCTCGCAATTACTCTGTGGCCTCAGGCATCCAGTCGAGCATAGATGAGGGGCAGAGCATGGGCTTCGAGGAGGAGGATGGCGGTGGGGAGGAAGGCTCCAATGGGCCAGTCCCAGCAGCCGGTGCTTTCTCCGAGTCCCAAGATCCCAGCCAGCAGAAGGCCCCGCAGGCtagggagctggaggcaggggaggagctTGCGGCCGTGTGCGCTGCTGCCTACACT ATAGAATTACTGGATACTATGGCCTTAAATCTGCACCGCATAGACAAGGATGTACAGCGCTGTGACCGCAATTACTGGTACTTCACGACCCCCAACCTCGAGAGGCTCCGAGACATCATGTGCAG CTACGTGTGGGAGCACCTGGACATAGGCTATGTGCAGGGCATGTGCGACCTGCTGGCACCTCTCCTGGTCATCCTTGACAACG ATCAGCTGGCCTATAGCTGTTTCAGCCACCTCATGAAGAGGATGAGCCAGAACTTCCCCAATGGGGGCGCCATGGATACCCACTTTGCCAACATGCGCTCCCTCATTCAG ATCCTGGACTCCGAGCTGTTCGAACTGATGCATCAGAATGGAGACTACACCCACTTTTACTTCTGTTACCGCTGGTTCTTGCTGGATTTTAAGAGAG AGCTGGTATATGAGGATGTGTTTGCTGTGTGGGAGGTGATCTGGGCAGCCCGGCACATCTCATCAGAGCACTTTGTCCTGTTCATCGCACTGGCCCTGGTGGAGGCCTACCGTGAGATTATCCGGGACAACAATATGGACTTCACCGATATCATCAAGTTCTTCAATG AACGGGCTGAGCATCATGATGCCCAGGAGATCCTGCAGATCGCCCGTGACCTCGTCCACAAGGTGCAGATGCTCATAGAGAACAAGTGA